A genomic region of Trifolium pratense cultivar HEN17-A07 linkage group LG3, ARS_RC_1.1, whole genome shotgun sequence contains the following coding sequences:
- the LOC123918310 gene encoding uncharacterized protein YnbB-like yields the protein MWGLTCAFSAYPAHPVRTSIPTTSTVRYASRLSIPVNPFVPEVIEAVDSLHSEFRDVDNLVAYNTNRVLKAFHNVRLGSHHFGGCTGYGHDEAGGREALDQAFAEIVGAESAIVRSQFFSGTHAITCALFALLRPGDELLAVAGAPYDTLEEVIGKRESGGLGSLQDFGVKYREVPLDEDGGLDWNALMHAVKPETKCALIQRSCGYSWRQSLSVSDIGRAIKIIKMQNPECSVMVDNCYGELVESIEPPMVGADLMAGSLIKNPGGTIAPCGGYVAGKKKLVEAAAARLSAPGLGVDCGSTPGDIMRAFFQGLFLSPQMVGEAIKGSFLIAEVLASKGYKVQPLPRVPRCDTVQAVQLGSRERLLAFCEAVQRRSPVGSYTKPIAGTTPGYASEVIFADGTFIDGSTSELSCDGPLREPFAVFCQGGTHWTQWGLVLGEVLKSIDGI from the exons ATGTGGGGCTTAACGTGCGCCTTCTCTGCTTATCCTGCGCATCCTGTTCGAACCTCCATTCCAACAACATCTACCGTTCGCTATGCCTCTCGTCTCTCTATTCCTGTCAATCCCTTCGTTCCAGAG GTTATTGAAGCTGTTGATTCCTTGCATTCTGAGTTCAGAGATGTGGATAATTTAGTTGCATACAATACTAATCGTGTTCTTAAAGCTTTTCACAATGTTCGACTCGGGTCACAT CACTTTGGTGGTTGCACTGGTTATGGTCATGATGAAGCTGGGGGACGTGAAGCTCTTGACCAAGCTTTTGCAGAAATTGTTGGGGCAGAATCAGCTATTGTTCGTTCACAG TTCTTCTCAGGTACCCATGCCATCACTTGTGCTTTATTTGCCCTCTTGAGGCCAGGAGATGAG CTTTTGGCAGTTGCTGGTGCTCCCTATGACACGTTAGAGGAGGTAATTGGGAAAAGGGAGTCTGGTGGTTTAGGTTCCCTCCAAGATTTTGGGGTCAAATACCGAGAAGTTCCG CTTGATGAGGATGGTGGACTTGACTGGAATGCACTGATGCATGCTGTCAAACCTGAAACGAAATGTGCACTCATACAGAGGTCGTGTGGTTATTCATGGCGTCAGAGTTTGAGTGTTAGCGACATAGGGAGAGcaataaaaattatcaaa ATGCAAAATCCTGAGTGCTCAGTCATGGTGGACAATTGCTATGGTGAACTTGTGGAAAGCATTGAACCTCCCATGGTG GGTGCAGATTTGATGGCAGGCAGTTTGATCAAGAATCCTGGTGGAACAATTGCACCATGTGGTGGATATGTTGCTGGGAAAAAGAAATTGGTTGAAGCAGCTGCGGCGCGTCTTTCTGCACCTGGGCTTGGTGTTGATTGTGGTTCAACTCCCGGTGATATCATGAGAGCCTTTTTCCAGGGATTATTTCTTTCACCTCAAATGGTTGGGGAAGCAATCAAG GGTTCTTTCCTGATTGCTGAAGTTTTGGCATCTAAAGGTTACAAAGTGCAGCCACTCCCTCGTGTCCCCCGATGTGATACAGTTCAG GCTGTACAGCTTGGAAGCCGTGAGCGTCTCCTCGCTTTCTGTGAGGCTGTTCAGAGAAGATCTCCTGTGGGGTCATACACCAAACCAATTGCGGGTACCACTCCTGGATATGCATCAGAG GTGATCTTTGCTGATGGAACCTTCATTGACGGGAGTACTAGTGAGCTTTCATGTGATGGACCTCTTAGAGAGCCATTTGCTGTATTTTGCCAG GGTGGCACTCATTGGACTCAATGGGGATTAGTCCTAGGAGAAGTTTTGAAATCTATAGATGGAATCTAA